In Erigeron canadensis isolate Cc75 chromosome 1, C_canadensis_v1, whole genome shotgun sequence, a single window of DNA contains:
- the LOC122580457 gene encoding bZIP transcription factor 29 — protein MGDNSEDGNNNNNKNMDMMQRVESSFGTSSSTIPNKPLGFNQLDIPHLNTGQFRTQTRQFSPNYMTSVDNNSAKRVGIPPSHPPVSPYSQIPGSQKVGGFSHGASHSRSLSQGSFYPLDSLPPLSPSPYRDSPSARSPDHVVADVSMDDGNSHALLPPSSPFGRGSLGNLPPRKAHRRSNSDIPFGFSSIMQSSSPPLIPLRSPNTLERLGSSSNQKPVQLVKRESSWEKTGGEGNVEGMGERKSEGEVVDDLFSAYMNLDNIDTLNSSGTDDKQGNENREDLDSSRASGTKTNGGDSSDNEATSSVIESGSNHMQRSGISSVIDKREGIKRSAGGDIAPTTRHYRSVSMDSFMGKMNFDDESPKLPPSPGGHISQLSPNNPIDSNTFSLEFGNGEFTGAELKKIMANEKLAEIALADPKRAKRILANRQSAARSKERKMRYITELEHKVQTLQTEATTLSAQLTLLQRDSAGLTSQNNELKFRLQAMEQQAQLRDALNEALTAEVQRLKITTAEINGDAAKFSQLSISPQMFQLHQQQIQQMQHQNQQQSQQQNGSAATKHDSNQQGPT, from the exons ATGGGAGATAACAGTGAAGatggaaataataataacaacaagaATATGGATATGATGCAAAGAGTGGAATCATCATTTGGGACTTCATCATCAACAATCCCTAATAAGCCACTAGGGTTTAATCAACTGGATATACCCCATTTAAATACGGGTCAATTTCGGACCCAGACCCGACAATTCTCGCCCAATTATATGACTAGTGTTGATAATAATAGTGCTAAAAGAGTCGGAATTCCTCCGTCTCATCCGCCGGTGTCGCCTTACTCGCAGATTCCGGGTAGTCAAAAAGTTGGGGGTTTTAGTCATGGCGCGTCGCATTCACGATCATTGTCACAGGGGTCGTTTTATCCGCTTGATTCATTGCCGCCTTTGAGTCCGTCGCCGTATCGCGATTCACCGTCTGCAAGGTCGCCTGATCACGTTGTGGCTGACGTGTCAATGGATGATGGGAATTCACACGCTTTATTGCCGCCTTCTTCGCCTTTCGGGAGAGGGAGTTTAGGTAATCTGCCTCCGCGGAAAGCACATAGAAGGTCGAATAGCGATATCCCGTTTGGGTTTTCGAGTATTATGCAGTCGTCTTCGCCGCCATTGATTCCGTTAAGAAGTCCTAATACTTTGGAAAGACTTGGATCGTCTTCTAACCAAAAACCGGTTCAGTTAGTGAAAAGAGAATCGAGTTGGGAGAAAACCGGTGGGGAAGGTAATGTAGAAGGAATGGGAGAGAGGAAATCAGAAGGGGAAGTAGTTGATGATTTGTTTTCGGCTTATATGAATTTAGACAATATCGACACGTTAAATTCGTCTGGAACTGATGACAAACAAGGGAATGAGAATCGAGAAGACTTGGATAGTAGTAGGGCGAGTGGCACGAAAACAAACGGGGGTGATAGTAGCGATAACGAAGCTACAAGCAGTGTGATTGAAAGTGGTAGTAATCATATGCAACGATCAGGAATCAGTTCAGTTATCGATAAACGAGAGGGGATTAAAAGGAGTGCAGGTGGGGATATTGCCCCCACAACTAGGCATTATAGAAGTGTGTCTATGGATAGTTTTATGGGGAAGATGAACTTTGATGATGAATCGCCTAAGCTGCCTCCTTCACCTGGGGGGCACATTAGTCAATTATCCCCGAATAATCCCATTGACTCGAATACGTTCAGCCTAGAGTTTGGGAATGGTGAGTTTACTGGGGCTGAACTCAAGAAAATCATGGCTAATGAGAAACTTGCTGAGATTGCTTTAGCCGATCCAAAACGAGCCAAGAG GATCCTAGCTAATCGTCAATCTGCCGCCCGATCAAAAGAGCGGAAAATGCGTTACATTACAGAATTGGAACACAAGGTTCAAACTTTACAGACTGAAGCAACGACATTGTCCGCACAACTTACTTTATTGCAG AGGGATTCAGCAGGGCTTACTAGTCAAAATAATGAGCTAAAGTTTCGTTTGCAAGCTATGGAACAGCAGGCCCAGCTTCGAGATG CTTTAAATGAGGCTTTAACAGCCGAGGTTCAGCGTTTGAAAATCACTACCGCAGAGATAAACGGAGATGCTGCCAAATTCTCTCAGCTTTCGATCAGCCCCCAAATGTTCCAGTTACATCAACAACAAATTCAGCAAATGCAACACCAAAACCAGCAGCAGTCGCAACAGCAAAATGGCAGTGCAGCCACCAAGCACGATTCTAACCAACAGGGACCCACTTAG